The proteins below are encoded in one region of Rhizobacter sp.:
- the ugpB gene encoding sn-glycerol-3-phosphate ABC transporter substrate-binding protein UgpB, with protein sequence MKKIVRFALAAPALAIALAAPAQAQVEIQWWHSMTGGLNDWVVDLANGFNASQKDYKVVPTYKGQYEESMTAAIAAYRAGNAPHIAQVFEVGTATMMSSKGAIVPAGKVLADAGYKFDPKGYISAVVGYYTAPNGQMLSYPLNSSTTVLNYNKDAFRKAGLDPNKPPATWPELVSAAAKLKASGITCPFTTSWQGWTQLESFSTWHNTLFASQNNGFGGNSARLQFNSPLHVRHIENLANMAKQGLFVYRGRGNLPDAPFYSGECAMATASSSTYASIKKNAKFDFGIAPLPYYPDVPGTPQNTVIGGASLWVMAGKKPAEYKGVAAFFNYLSDPEVQAKSHQRTGYLPVTMAAFQVTEKSGFYKQNPGTDTAVNQMIRKTTDKSRGVRLGNMLQIRAIVDEELEQVWAGKKGAKEALDSAVKRGNELLERFEKSNK encoded by the coding sequence ATGAAAAAAATCGTCCGCTTTGCCCTCGCCGCCCCCGCACTCGCCATCGCCCTGGCCGCACCCGCCCAGGCCCAGGTCGAGATCCAGTGGTGGCACTCCATGACCGGCGGCCTCAACGACTGGGTGGTCGACCTGGCCAACGGCTTCAACGCCAGCCAGAAGGACTACAAGGTCGTCCCCACCTATAAGGGGCAGTACGAAGAATCCATGACCGCGGCCATCGCCGCCTACCGCGCCGGCAACGCACCGCACATCGCGCAGGTGTTCGAGGTGGGCACCGCCACCATGATGTCGAGCAAGGGCGCCATCGTGCCGGCCGGCAAGGTGCTGGCCGACGCCGGCTACAAGTTCGACCCCAAGGGCTACATCTCGGCCGTGGTCGGTTACTACACCGCACCGAATGGCCAGATGCTGAGCTACCCGCTCAACAGCTCCACCACCGTCCTCAACTACAACAAGGACGCCTTCCGCAAGGCCGGCCTCGACCCCAACAAGCCGCCCGCCACCTGGCCCGAGCTCGTGTCCGCCGCGGCCAAGCTCAAGGCCTCGGGCATCACCTGCCCCTTCACCACCAGCTGGCAGGGCTGGACGCAGCTCGAAAGCTTCTCGACCTGGCACAACACGCTCTTCGCCAGCCAGAACAACGGCTTCGGCGGCAACAGCGCCCGCCTGCAGTTCAACAGCCCGCTGCACGTGCGCCACATCGAGAACCTGGCCAACATGGCCAAGCAGGGGCTCTTCGTCTACCGCGGCCGCGGAAACCTGCCCGACGCGCCCTTCTACTCGGGTGAGTGCGCGATGGCCACGGCCTCGTCGTCCACCTATGCGAGCATCAAGAAGAACGCCAAGTTCGACTTCGGCATCGCTCCCCTGCCCTACTACCCCGACGTGCCCGGCACGCCGCAGAACACCGTGATCGGCGGCGCTTCGCTGTGGGTGATGGCAGGCAAGAAGCCGGCCGAATACAAGGGCGTGGCCGCCTTCTTCAACTACCTGAGCGACCCCGAAGTCCAGGCCAAGAGCCACCAGCGCACGGGCTACCTGCCGGTCACGATGGCCGCCTTCCAGGTCACCGAGAAGTCGGGCTTCTACAAGCAGAACCCCGGCACCGACACCGCGGTGAACCAGATGATCCGCAAGACGACCGACAAGTCGCGCGGCGTGCGCCTTGGCAACATGCTGCAGATCCGCGCCATCGTGGATGAAGAGCTCGAGCAGGTGTGGGCCGGCAAGAAGGGCGCGAAGGAGGCCCTGGACAGTGCAGTGAAGCGAGGCAACGAGCTGCTGGAGCGCTTCGAGAAGTCCAACAAATAA
- the ugpQ gene encoding glycerophosphodiester phosphodiesterase, translating to MNVWPYPKWIAHRGAGKLAPENTLAAFRLGASHGYRAFECDVKLSADGVPFLLHDATLQRTTPEEGVAADRSWSALSQLDAGGWHSRAYAGEPLPTLDAIATYCIRNRFALNIEIKPTPGHNEATGRVVAERAATLWADEAVKPLLSSFQPDALAAARAVRPELPRALLLDSLRDGWLTEALALDCVAIVANHRVLDAQSIAQAHGRGLRVLSYTVNETEDAQRLLDASIDGLITDAVDRFPPF from the coding sequence ATGAACGTCTGGCCTTATCCGAAGTGGATCGCCCACCGCGGCGCGGGCAAGCTCGCGCCTGAGAACACGCTGGCCGCCTTCCGGCTCGGCGCCTCGCACGGCTACCGCGCCTTCGAATGCGATGTGAAGCTGTCCGCCGACGGCGTGCCCTTCCTGCTGCATGACGCGACCCTGCAGCGCACCACCCCGGAAGAAGGCGTGGCCGCCGATCGCAGCTGGTCTGCGCTCTCTCAACTCGACGCCGGCGGCTGGCACAGCCGCGCCTACGCCGGCGAGCCCTTGCCCACGCTCGACGCCATTGCCACCTACTGCATCCGCAACCGCTTTGCGCTCAACATCGAGATCAAGCCGACCCCGGGCCACAACGAAGCCACGGGGCGGGTGGTGGCCGAGCGTGCCGCCACGCTGTGGGCCGACGAAGCGGTGAAGCCTCTGCTCAGTTCCTTCCAGCCAGACGCCCTCGCCGCCGCACGCGCGGTACGCCCCGAGCTGCCGCGCGCGCTGCTGCTCGACAGCCTGCGCGACGGCTGGCTCACCGAAGCGCTGGCGCTCGACTGCGTGGCCATCGTGGCCAACCACCGCGTGCTCGATGCCCAGTCGATCGCCCAGGCGCATGGCCGAGGGCTGCGGGTGCTGAGCTACACCGTCAACGAAACGGAAGACGCGCAGCGCCTGCTCGACGCCAGCATCGACGGGCTGATCACCGACGCGGTGGACCGCTTCCCGCCTTTCTAG
- the ugpE gene encoding sn-glycerol-3-phosphate ABC transporter permease UgpE, producing MVERRPTLGILAHVVLVLGVLIVAFPLYVTFVASTQTADEILQAPMSLVPGSHLVENYIAALKGTGMGAASNAPVGRMMFISLVTALVIAFGKIAISLLSAFAIVYFRFPFRMAVFWGIFVTLMLPVEVRIGPTYQVVSDFGLLNSYAGLTVPLIASATATFLFRQFFLTVPDELAEAARIDGAGPMRFFLDVLVPLSATSCAALFVIQFIYGWNQYLWPLLVTTDESMYPVVIGIKRMISGGDAATDWNIVMATAVLAMLPPAAVVLLMQRWFVKGLVDTEK from the coding sequence ATGGTCGAACGCCGCCCCACCCTCGGCATCCTCGCCCACGTCGTGCTCGTCCTCGGCGTGCTCATCGTCGCCTTCCCGCTCTACGTGACCTTCGTGGCGTCGACGCAAACCGCCGACGAGATCCTGCAGGCGCCGATGTCGCTCGTGCCCGGCTCGCACCTCGTCGAGAACTACATCGCCGCGCTCAAGGGCACGGGCATGGGCGCGGCTTCCAATGCGCCGGTTGGCCGCATGATGTTCATCAGCCTCGTCACGGCGCTCGTGATCGCCTTCGGCAAGATCGCGATCTCGCTGCTGTCGGCCTTTGCCATCGTGTACTTCCGCTTCCCGTTCCGCATGGCTGTGTTCTGGGGCATCTTCGTCACGCTGATGCTGCCGGTGGAAGTGCGCATCGGGCCCACCTACCAGGTGGTGTCCGACTTCGGCCTGCTCAACAGCTACGCCGGCCTCACGGTGCCGCTGATCGCCTCGGCCACCGCCACCTTCCTCTTCCGCCAGTTCTTCCTCACCGTGCCCGATGAACTCGCCGAAGCCGCCCGCATCGACGGCGCCGGCCCGATGCGCTTCTTCCTCGACGTGCTGGTGCCCTTGTCGGCCACCAGCTGCGCGGCGCTCTTCGTCATCCAGTTCATCTACGGCTGGAACCAATACCTCTGGCCCTTGCTCGTGACCACCGACGAAAGCATGTACCCGGTGGTGATTGGCATCAAACGCATGATCAGCGGCGGTGACGCCGCCACCGACTGGAACATCGTGATGGCCACCGCCGTGCTCGCCATGCTGCCGCCCGCGGCGGTGGTGCTGCTCATGCAGCGCTGGTTCGTCAAGGGCCTGGTGGATACCGAAAAATAG
- a CDS encoding sn-glycerol-3-phosphate import ATP-binding protein UgpC, translated as MGAISLRKVIKQYGKGPKANPVIHGVDAEIADGEFVVIVGPSGCGKSTLLRMVAGLEEISGGEIAIGGRVVNDVEPSERDIAMVFQNYALYPHMTVFENMAYGLKIAKVPKDEIKQRVDKAAAILQLAPFLARKPRELSGGQRQRVAMGRAIVRQPQVFLFDEPLSNLDAKLRSQTRIEIRKLHADLGVTSLFVTHDQVEAMTLAQRMMVMNAGRMEQFGTPEEVYARPATTFVAGFIGSPPMNLIPGRVEGQSFLLDGLSLPLPAPAPRQGELILGLRPEHASAATSGWPLKVELVEMLGAERLVHGLLGHHPFTLRLEGTAAAPETGSTVPLHVPASQLHWFDPATQRRVDAA; from the coding sequence ATGGGCGCCATCTCACTCCGCAAGGTCATCAAGCAATACGGCAAGGGGCCGAAGGCCAACCCCGTCATCCACGGCGTCGACGCCGAGATCGCCGATGGCGAGTTCGTGGTCATCGTGGGCCCGTCGGGCTGCGGCAAGAGCACGCTGCTGCGCATGGTCGCGGGTCTGGAAGAGATCTCCGGCGGCGAGATCGCCATCGGCGGGCGTGTCGTCAACGACGTCGAGCCCTCGGAGCGCGACATCGCGATGGTGTTCCAGAACTACGCGCTCTACCCGCACATGACCGTGTTCGAGAACATGGCCTATGGCCTGAAGATCGCCAAGGTGCCGAAGGACGAGATCAAGCAGCGTGTCGACAAGGCCGCCGCCATCCTGCAACTGGCGCCCTTCCTCGCCCGCAAGCCGCGCGAGCTGTCGGGCGGCCAGCGCCAGCGGGTGGCGATGGGCCGTGCCATCGTGCGCCAGCCGCAGGTGTTTCTCTTCGACGAGCCGCTCTCCAACCTCGACGCGAAGCTGCGCTCGCAGACGCGCATCGAGATCCGTAAGCTGCACGCCGACCTGGGCGTGACCTCGCTCTTCGTCACGCACGATCAGGTCGAGGCGATGACGCTTGCCCAGCGCATGATGGTGATGAACGCCGGCCGCATGGAGCAGTTCGGCACGCCGGAAGAGGTGTATGCCCGACCGGCCACCACGTTCGTTGCGGGCTTCATCGGCTCGCCGCCGATGAACCTCATCCCCGGCCGGGTGGAAGGCCAGAGCTTCCTGCTCGACGGGCTGAGCCTGCCACTGCCGGCCCCCGCGCCGCGCCAGGGCGAACTCATCCTTGGCCTGCGCCCCGAACACGCGAGCGCGGCCACGAGCGGCTGGCCGCTCAAGGTAGAGCTGGTCGAGATGCTCGGTGCCGAGCGGCTGGTGCACGGCCTGCTGGGGCACCACCCGTTCACGCTGCGGCTGGAGGGCACGGCGGCGGCGCCTGAGACGGGCAGCACCGTGCCGCTGCACGTGCCGGCCTCGCAGCTGCACTGGTTCGACCCGGCCACGCAGCGGCGGGTGGACGCAGCATGA
- the ugpA gene encoding sn-glycerol-3-phosphate ABC transporter permease UgpA — MASEKRVVFRSAWLPWVLVAPQAAVIGAFFFWPAAQALLQSFQQSDAFGTSTEWVGLENFARLFADDTYVASFKTTAIFSVLVAGLGLGLSLLLAVFADRVVRGALVYRTLLIWPYAVAPAVAGVLWLFMFAPSIGIVSYALRAFGIDWNHLLNSEHAMTLIVLAAVWKQISYNFLFFLAGLQSIPRSLIEAAAIDGARPWRRFWTIQFPLLSPTTFFLFVINVVYAFFDTFAIVDAATQGGPGKDTAILVYKVYYDGFKALDLGGSAAQSVVLMGIVIALTVIQFRFVEKKVSY, encoded by the coding sequence GTGGCCTCCGAAAAGCGAGTCGTCTTCCGCTCCGCCTGGCTGCCTTGGGTGCTGGTCGCACCCCAGGCGGCCGTGATCGGTGCGTTCTTCTTCTGGCCGGCGGCGCAGGCGCTGCTGCAGTCGTTCCAGCAGTCCGACGCCTTCGGCACCTCCACCGAGTGGGTGGGGCTGGAAAACTTCGCCCGCCTCTTCGCCGACGACACCTACGTCGCGAGCTTCAAGACCACGGCGATCTTCTCGGTGCTGGTGGCCGGGCTGGGCCTCGGCCTCTCGCTGCTGCTCGCGGTGTTTGCCGACCGCGTGGTGCGCGGCGCGCTGGTCTACCGCACGCTGCTCATCTGGCCCTATGCCGTGGCGCCGGCAGTGGCCGGGGTGCTGTGGCTCTTCATGTTCGCGCCCTCGATCGGCATCGTGTCGTATGCGCTGCGCGCCTTCGGCATCGACTGGAACCACCTGCTCAACAGCGAACATGCGATGACGCTCATCGTGCTGGCCGCGGTGTGGAAGCAGATCTCGTACAACTTCCTCTTCTTCCTCGCGGGCCTGCAGAGCATTCCGCGCTCGCTGATCGAAGCGGCGGCCATCGACGGGGCGCGCCCGTGGCGCCGGTTCTGGACCATCCAGTTTCCGCTGCTCTCGCCCACCACCTTCTTCCTCTTCGTGATCAACGTGGTGTATGCCTTCTTCGACACCTTCGCCATCGTCGACGCCGCCACGCAGGGCGGCCCGGGGAAAGACACCGCCATCCTCGTCTACAAGGTCTACTACGACGGCTTCAAGGCGCTCGACCTCGGCGGCTCGGCGGCGCAGTCGGTGGTGCTGATGGGGATCGTCATCGCGCTCACCGTCATCCAGTTCCGGTTTGTTGAAAAGAAGGTGAGCTACTGA